The following proteins are encoded in a genomic region of Desulfosporosinus youngiae DSM 17734:
- a CDS encoding iron ABC transporter substrate-binding protein, translating to MRKLMALFLTLTMSLVLLTGCGGTAEKEGGTVPTTAQVQKQKVTDLLGREVELAVPVQRVVAIGPGALRLVTYAEGTSMVVGIEETEKKASPGRSYMMANPDLKKLPGIGQGGPDTAPNEESLVSVQPDVIFVCTLVDKEKADQLQAKTGIPVVALSYGDLATFGEDLYRSINIIGTIIGKEKRAQEVVAYLKQNEKDLGERTKDLADGDKAKVYVGAVSMKGARGIESTQAQYPPFKYIGAKNVVDETGKNGTVMIDKEKLISWNPVFLFLDAGGYALVTEDYKRNPAFYQSLQALKNDRVYNLIPFNNYNPNIDTAFADAYYAGKIIFPEQFKDIDPLKKSDEIYQFLLGKPLYAEMERDLGGFKKLELGK from the coding sequence ATGAGAAAACTGATGGCGCTATTTTTGACGCTAACTATGTCCTTAGTCCTTTTAACGGGATGTGGAGGAACTGCAGAGAAGGAAGGGGGAACGGTTCCCACAACGGCTCAGGTCCAAAAACAAAAAGTTACGGATTTGCTGGGCAGAGAAGTGGAGCTGGCGGTCCCTGTTCAAAGGGTCGTGGCCATCGGACCGGGTGCCTTGCGGTTGGTGACTTATGCCGAAGGCACCTCTATGGTAGTGGGTATCGAAGAGACTGAAAAAAAAGCTTCCCCGGGAAGATCCTATATGATGGCTAATCCGGATCTGAAAAAACTGCCCGGCATTGGGCAGGGCGGGCCGGATACTGCCCCGAATGAGGAAAGCTTGGTCAGCGTCCAACCGGATGTGATTTTTGTCTGTACCCTTGTGGATAAAGAGAAGGCTGATCAATTACAGGCCAAAACAGGTATTCCGGTCGTCGCTTTAAGCTATGGCGATTTGGCGACCTTTGGCGAGGATTTGTATCGTTCTATCAATATAATCGGCACAATCATAGGCAAGGAGAAGCGGGCTCAAGAGGTTGTGGCCTATCTTAAACAAAATGAAAAGGATTTGGGAGAACGGACGAAAGATCTTGCCGATGGGGACAAAGCAAAGGTTTATGTAGGTGCTGTGAGCATGAAAGGAGCGCGGGGGATTGAAAGCACTCAGGCCCAATACCCTCCATTTAAGTATATCGGTGCCAAAAATGTGGTTGATGAAACAGGCAAAAACGGAACGGTTATGATTGATAAAGAAAAACTCATCAGCTGGAATCCGGTTTTCTTGTTTCTTGATGCGGGAGGGTATGCACTGGTTACGGAAGATTATAAGAGAAACCCTGCTTTCTACCAATCCTTGCAGGCTTTGAAAAATGACCGGGTCTATAACTTGATTCCCTTTAATAACTATAACCCCAATATCGACACGGCCTTTGCAGACGCCTATTACGCGGGAAAAATTATCTTCCCTGAACAGTTTAAAGACATCGATCCGCTCAAGAAAAGTGATGAAATTTATCAGTTTCTGTTAGGCAAACCTTTATATGCTGAAATGGAACGGGATTTAGGCGGCTTTAAAAAGCTTGAGCTGGGAAAGTAA
- a CDS encoding FmdE family protein: MEKQVQMDWERCVEFHGHICPGLAIGFQAAQIALKEDEFQ, translated from the coding sequence ATGGAGAAACAAGTTCAGATGGATTGGGAGCGTTGTGTAGAGTTTCACGGACATATTTGCCCCGGTTTGGCAATCGGTTTCCAGGCGGCACAGATCGCCTTGAAGGAGGATGAGTTTCAATGA
- a CDS encoding FmdE family protein has translation MCQEKTRWEKAVEFHGHECPGLAIGYKACEAAIKKLGIRFSADEEIVCVTENDACGVDAVQVITGCTFGKGNLLYKGTGKMAFSFYNRSNGESLRMIIKPFNGEMDRRQRQEYLLNSPAAELFNFSKPSFELPEKARLFKTVICENCGEGAPEHKIRINEGKKVCLDCFKDYSRGW, from the coding sequence ATGTGTCAAGAGAAAACACGGTGGGAAAAAGCAGTAGAATTTCACGGGCATGAGTGCCCAGGTCTGGCAATTGGCTACAAAGCTTGTGAAGCTGCCATCAAGAAGCTGGGCATTCGGTTTTCTGCGGATGAAGAAATTGTCTGTGTTACTGAAAACGACGCCTGCGGAGTGGATGCTGTACAGGTGATCACGGGCTGTACGTTTGGAAAGGGAAATCTTTTGTATAAAGGTACAGGAAAAATGGCCTTTAGTTTTTATAACCGGTCCAATGGCGAAAGCCTGAGAATGATCATCAAGCCTTTCAATGGTGAAATGGATCGCCGGCAGCGTCAGGAATACCTTCTGAACTCACCTGCAGCGGAACTCTTTAACTTCTCCAAGCCTTCCTTTGAGTTGCCCGAGAAAGCAAGACTCTTTAAGACCGTAATTTGCGAAAATTGCGGGGAAGGCGCTCCCGAGCACAAGATACGCATCAATGAGGGCAAAAAAGTGTGCCTGGACTGCTTCAAGGACTATTCGAGAGGGTGGTAA